A stretch of Gadus chalcogrammus isolate NIFS_2021 chromosome 9, NIFS_Gcha_1.0, whole genome shotgun sequence DNA encodes these proteins:
- the eif4g2b gene encoding eukaryotic translation initiation factor 4 gamma 2b isoform X2, translated as MRTLGNEVTESLPAALQLTSELTQTSKQSGLSPLSPPSPVILILLKIPCCQAAKVESVIAEGGASRFSASSGGGGGRSAPQHYPKTVGNSEFLGKTPGQSVQKWVPSRSTRRDANSSNEKERHDAIFRKVRGILNKLTPDKFDKLCLELLNVGVDSKLVLKGVILLIVDKALEEPKYSSLYAQLCLRLAEDAPNFDGPSPDIQSTQKQSTTFRRLLISKLQDEFENRARNVELYDKHDNPLTSEEEEQRAIAKIKMLGNIKFIGELGKLDLIHESILHKCIKTLLEKKKRVQLKDMGEDLECLCQIMRTVGPRLDHEKAKSLMGQYFGRMLSLMNNKELPARIRFLLQDTMELRENNWIPRKAFIDNGPKTIHQIRQEAVKDLGVFIPAPMSHGMRMEFFLEGPFMPNRMKLDRETLGGLAEMFGQMPGGGIGTGPGVIQDRYSPTMGRHRSNPLFNGHSGHSTPPPQSQFDMGAKSFVKSNQISLRPAQSFQLVPKLQPQSPAMIPPSAQPPRTQTPPLGQPPQLGLKTNPPPIQEKPQKISKKPPPTKEELMKMTETIMADYLNTKSLADAAGGVRNMKAPKHFLPEMLSKMMVCSLDRPDEDREHVSTLIHALRADSLITAENFMQAFLSVLDQCPKIEVDTPLVKSYLAQFAARAVMGELVNMAELAHPLENGTHFPLFLLCLQQMAKLKDREWLTDLFQHSKVNMQKMLPEIDQNKDRMLEILEGKGLSFLFPLLKLEKELLKQIKADPSPQSIYKWIKDNISPRLHTDKGFVNILMTSFLQYISLELSVAEGDDQLSTPSKEQLEQERLLLLAFKPVMQKFLHDHTQLQVGALYALQVHCNASGFPKGMLLRYFVNFYDMEIIEEEAFLAWKEDITQEFPGKGKALFQVNQWLTWLETAEEEESEDDAD; from the exons ATGAGAACGCTTGGGAACGAGGTTACCGAGAGTCTTCCAGCAGCACTTCAACTGACCAGCGAGCTAACGCAAACAAGCAAGCAGTCggggttgt CACCGCTTTCCCCTCCATCCCCCGTTATTCTTATTCTTTTGAAGATTCCTTGTTGTCAAGCCGCCAAAGTGGAGAGTGTGATTGCAGAAGGGGGTGCTTCTCGTTTCAG TGCTTCttcggggggaggaggtggtaggaGTGCACCTCAGCACTATCCCAAGACTGTCGGCAACAG cgaGTTCCTGGGGAAAACCCCAGGGCAAAGCGTACAGAAATGGGTTCCTTCACGAAGCACTAGACGAGATGCCAACTCCAGCAACGAAAAAGAGCGACACGATGCAATCTTCAGGAAAGTGAGGGG CATACTAAACAAGCTCACGCCTGATAAGTTTGACAAGCTATGCCTTGAGCTCCTGAACGTGGGCGTAGATTCTAAACTCGTCCTTAAAGGAGTCATCTTGCTG ATTGTAGACAAAGCACTAGAAGAGCCAAAGTATAGCTCGCTCTATGCTCAGCTATGTCTGCGCTTGGCAGAGGACGCACCAAACTTTGATGGCCCATCACCGGACATCCAGTCAACCCAAAAGCAAAGCACA aCCTTCAGAAGGCTGCTGATTTCCAAGCTTCAAGATGAATTTGAAAACCGCGCCAGAAATGTTGAGC TTTATGACAAACATGACAACCCGCTTActtctgaggaggaggagcagcgggcCATTGCCAAGATCAAAATGCTTGGCAACATTAAATTCATCGGGGAACTTGGCAAGCTGGACCTCATCCATGAATCTATCCTTCATAAGTGCATCAAAACA CTTctggaaaagaagaagagagtcCAGCTCAAGGATATGGGGGAAGATCTGGAGTGCCTCTGTCAGATAATGAGAACTGTGGGGCCGAGGCTCGACCATGAGAAAGCCAAG TCTTTAATGGGTCAGTACTTTGGCCGTATGCTGTCCTTAATGAACAACAAGGAGTTGCCTGCCAGGATCCGCTTCCTGCTGCAGGACACCATGGAGCTGCGAGAAAACAACTGGATTCCCCGCAAGGCCTTCATCGACAACGGACCAAAGACCATCCACCAGATCCGTCAGGAAGCAGTGAAA gatttgGGTGTCTTCATTCCAGCACCAATGTCTCACGGGATGAGGATGGAATTCTTCCTGGAAGGCCCCTTCATGCCCAACCGGATGAAATTAGACAGGGAGACTCTTGGAGGATTGGCGGAAATGTTTGGACAGATGCCAG gCGGTGGGATCGGGACCGGCCCGGGGGTCATCCAGGACCGGTACTCTCCCACCATGGGGCGACATCGAAGCAACCCGCTCTTCAACGGCCACAGCGGCCACAGCACCCCTCCGCCGCAGTCTCAGTTCGACATGGGGGCCAAGTCTTTTGTCAAGTCTAACCAG ATCAGCTTGAGGCCGGCCCAGTCCTTCCAGCTGGTGCCCAAGCTCCAGCCCCAGTCGCCCGCCATGATCCCCCCCAGCGCCCAGCCCCCGCgcacccaaaccccccccctggGCCAG CCTCCACAGCTCGGCCTGAAGACCAACCCCCCGCCCATCCAGGAGAAACCCCAGAAGATCAGCAAGAAGCCTCCGCCCACAAAGGAGGAGCTGATGAAGATGACG GAGACCATCATGGCGGACTACCTGAACACCAAGAGCCTGGCGGACGCGGCGGGCGGCGTGCGCAACATGAAGGCGCCCAAGCACTTCCTGCCCGAGATGCTGAGCAAGATGATGGTGTGCTCCCTGGACCGGCCGGACGAGGACCGCGAGCACGTCAGCACGCTGATCCACGCCCTGCGCGCCGACAGCCTGATCACCGCAGAGAACTTCATGCAG gccTTCCTCAGCGTGCTGGACCAGTGCCCCAAGATCGAGGTGGACACGCCGCTGGTCAAGTCCTACCTGGCCCAGTTTGCGGCGCGGGCGGTGATGGGTGAGCTGGTGAACATGGCGGAGCTGGCCCATCCGCTGGAGAACGGCACCCACTTCCCGCTGTTCCTGCTGTGCCTGCAGCAGATGGCCAAGCTGAAGGACCGCGAGTGGCTCACCGACCTCTTCCAGCACAGCAAGGTCAACATGCAGAAGATGCTCCCCG AGATCGACCAGAACAAGGACCGCATGCTGGAGATCCTGGAGGGGAAGGGGCTCAGCTTCCTGTTCCCCCTGCtcaagctggagaaggagctccTGAAGCAGATCAAGGCGGACCCCTCTCCACAGTCCATCTACAAGTGGATCAAAGACAACATCTCCCCCCGGCTGCACACAGACAAGGGCTTCGTCAACATCCTCATGACCAG cttcCTCCAGTACATCTCCCTGGAGCTGAGCGTGGCGGAGGGCGACGACCAGCTGTCGACCCCGAGCaaggagcagctggagcaggagaggctgctgctgctggccttcAAGCCCGTCATGCAGAAGTTCCTCCACGACCACACCCAGCTGCAGGTGGGGGCCCTGTACGCCCTGCAGGTCCACTGCAACGCCAGCGGCTTCCCCAAAG GCATGCTGCTGCGATACTTTGtcaacttttacgacatggaaaTCATTGAAGAAGAAGCCTTCCTCGCATGGAAAGAAGACATCACCCAAGAATTCCCTGGAAAAGGAAAAGCTTTGTTCCAG GTAAACCAGTGGCTCACCTGGCTGGAGacggccgaggaggaggagtcggagGACGACGCAGACTGA
- the eif4g2b gene encoding eukaryotic translation initiation factor 4 gamma 2b isoform X1 encodes MRTLGNEVTESLPAALQLTSELTQTSKQSGLSPLSPPSPVILILLKIPCCQAAKVESVIAEGGASRFSASSGGGGGRSAPQHYPKTVGNSEFLGKTPGQSVQKWVPSRSTRRDANSSNEKERHDAIFRKVRGILNKLTPDKFDKLCLELLNVGVDSKLVLKGVILLIVDKALEEPKYSSLYAQLCLRLAEDAPNFDGPSPDIQSTQKQSTTFRRLLISKLQDEFENRARNVELYDKHDNPLTSEEEEQRAIAKIKMLGNIKFIGELGKLDLIHESILHKCIKTLLEKKKRVQLKDMGEDLECLCQIMRTVGPRLDHEKAKSLMGQYFGRMLSLMNNKELPARIRFLLQDTMELRENNWIPRKAFIDNGPKTIHQIRQEAVKDLGVFIPAPMSHGMRMEFFLEGPFMPNRMKLDRETLGGLAEMFGQMPGGGIGTGPGVIQDRYSPTMGRHRSNPLFNGHSGHSTPPPQSQFDMGAKSFVKSNQVQNQHFHNQNHLAQQQSQSKDLAPRFSKKGQLTADEISLRPAQSFQLVPKLQPQSPAMIPPSAQPPRTQTPPLGQPPQLGLKTNPPPIQEKPQKISKKPPPTKEELMKMTETIMADYLNTKSLADAAGGVRNMKAPKHFLPEMLSKMMVCSLDRPDEDREHVSTLIHALRADSLITAENFMQAFLSVLDQCPKIEVDTPLVKSYLAQFAARAVMGELVNMAELAHPLENGTHFPLFLLCLQQMAKLKDREWLTDLFQHSKVNMQKMLPEIDQNKDRMLEILEGKGLSFLFPLLKLEKELLKQIKADPSPQSIYKWIKDNISPRLHTDKGFVNILMTSFLQYISLELSVAEGDDQLSTPSKEQLEQERLLLLAFKPVMQKFLHDHTQLQVGALYALQVHCNASGFPKGMLLRYFVNFYDMEIIEEEAFLAWKEDITQEFPGKGKALFQVNQWLTWLETAEEEESEDDAD; translated from the exons ATGAGAACGCTTGGGAACGAGGTTACCGAGAGTCTTCCAGCAGCACTTCAACTGACCAGCGAGCTAACGCAAACAAGCAAGCAGTCggggttgt CACCGCTTTCCCCTCCATCCCCCGTTATTCTTATTCTTTTGAAGATTCCTTGTTGTCAAGCCGCCAAAGTGGAGAGTGTGATTGCAGAAGGGGGTGCTTCTCGTTTCAG TGCTTCttcggggggaggaggtggtaggaGTGCACCTCAGCACTATCCCAAGACTGTCGGCAACAG cgaGTTCCTGGGGAAAACCCCAGGGCAAAGCGTACAGAAATGGGTTCCTTCACGAAGCACTAGACGAGATGCCAACTCCAGCAACGAAAAAGAGCGACACGATGCAATCTTCAGGAAAGTGAGGGG CATACTAAACAAGCTCACGCCTGATAAGTTTGACAAGCTATGCCTTGAGCTCCTGAACGTGGGCGTAGATTCTAAACTCGTCCTTAAAGGAGTCATCTTGCTG ATTGTAGACAAAGCACTAGAAGAGCCAAAGTATAGCTCGCTCTATGCTCAGCTATGTCTGCGCTTGGCAGAGGACGCACCAAACTTTGATGGCCCATCACCGGACATCCAGTCAACCCAAAAGCAAAGCACA aCCTTCAGAAGGCTGCTGATTTCCAAGCTTCAAGATGAATTTGAAAACCGCGCCAGAAATGTTGAGC TTTATGACAAACATGACAACCCGCTTActtctgaggaggaggagcagcgggcCATTGCCAAGATCAAAATGCTTGGCAACATTAAATTCATCGGGGAACTTGGCAAGCTGGACCTCATCCATGAATCTATCCTTCATAAGTGCATCAAAACA CTTctggaaaagaagaagagagtcCAGCTCAAGGATATGGGGGAAGATCTGGAGTGCCTCTGTCAGATAATGAGAACTGTGGGGCCGAGGCTCGACCATGAGAAAGCCAAG TCTTTAATGGGTCAGTACTTTGGCCGTATGCTGTCCTTAATGAACAACAAGGAGTTGCCTGCCAGGATCCGCTTCCTGCTGCAGGACACCATGGAGCTGCGAGAAAACAACTGGATTCCCCGCAAGGCCTTCATCGACAACGGACCAAAGACCATCCACCAGATCCGTCAGGAAGCAGTGAAA gatttgGGTGTCTTCATTCCAGCACCAATGTCTCACGGGATGAGGATGGAATTCTTCCTGGAAGGCCCCTTCATGCCCAACCGGATGAAATTAGACAGGGAGACTCTTGGAGGATTGGCGGAAATGTTTGGACAGATGCCAG gCGGTGGGATCGGGACCGGCCCGGGGGTCATCCAGGACCGGTACTCTCCCACCATGGGGCGACATCGAAGCAACCCGCTCTTCAACGGCCACAGCGGCCACAGCACCCCTCCGCCGCAGTCTCAGTTCGACATGGGGGCCAAGTCTTTTGTCAAGTCTAACCAG GTTCAGAACCAGCATTTTCACAACCAGAACCACTTGGCCCAACAGCAGTCCCAGTCCAAGGACCTGGCGCCCCGCTTCAGCAAGAAAGGGCAGCTCACTGCAGACGAG ATCAGCTTGAGGCCGGCCCAGTCCTTCCAGCTGGTGCCCAAGCTCCAGCCCCAGTCGCCCGCCATGATCCCCCCCAGCGCCCAGCCCCCGCgcacccaaaccccccccctggGCCAG CCTCCACAGCTCGGCCTGAAGACCAACCCCCCGCCCATCCAGGAGAAACCCCAGAAGATCAGCAAGAAGCCTCCGCCCACAAAGGAGGAGCTGATGAAGATGACG GAGACCATCATGGCGGACTACCTGAACACCAAGAGCCTGGCGGACGCGGCGGGCGGCGTGCGCAACATGAAGGCGCCCAAGCACTTCCTGCCCGAGATGCTGAGCAAGATGATGGTGTGCTCCCTGGACCGGCCGGACGAGGACCGCGAGCACGTCAGCACGCTGATCCACGCCCTGCGCGCCGACAGCCTGATCACCGCAGAGAACTTCATGCAG gccTTCCTCAGCGTGCTGGACCAGTGCCCCAAGATCGAGGTGGACACGCCGCTGGTCAAGTCCTACCTGGCCCAGTTTGCGGCGCGGGCGGTGATGGGTGAGCTGGTGAACATGGCGGAGCTGGCCCATCCGCTGGAGAACGGCACCCACTTCCCGCTGTTCCTGCTGTGCCTGCAGCAGATGGCCAAGCTGAAGGACCGCGAGTGGCTCACCGACCTCTTCCAGCACAGCAAGGTCAACATGCAGAAGATGCTCCCCG AGATCGACCAGAACAAGGACCGCATGCTGGAGATCCTGGAGGGGAAGGGGCTCAGCTTCCTGTTCCCCCTGCtcaagctggagaaggagctccTGAAGCAGATCAAGGCGGACCCCTCTCCACAGTCCATCTACAAGTGGATCAAAGACAACATCTCCCCCCGGCTGCACACAGACAAGGGCTTCGTCAACATCCTCATGACCAG cttcCTCCAGTACATCTCCCTGGAGCTGAGCGTGGCGGAGGGCGACGACCAGCTGTCGACCCCGAGCaaggagcagctggagcaggagaggctgctgctgctggccttcAAGCCCGTCATGCAGAAGTTCCTCCACGACCACACCCAGCTGCAGGTGGGGGCCCTGTACGCCCTGCAGGTCCACTGCAACGCCAGCGGCTTCCCCAAAG GCATGCTGCTGCGATACTTTGtcaacttttacgacatggaaaTCATTGAAGAAGAAGCCTTCCTCGCATGGAAAGAAGACATCACCCAAGAATTCCCTGGAAAAGGAAAAGCTTTGTTCCAG GTAAACCAGTGGCTCACCTGGCTGGAGacggccgaggaggaggagtcggagGACGACGCAGACTGA